One region of Candidatus Schekmanbacteria bacterium RIFCSPLOWO2_02_FULL_38_14 genomic DNA includes:
- a CDS encoding cytoplasmic protein, whose protein sequence is MEKNLDRRNFLEKSLKAGISIAATGSLAYWLYNRDVSSKDVSLKMQVRDYSVKISEEFPEMVIVRGESPSKIVKTAIEELGGIKKFISTGDRVVIKPNIGWDRVPAQAANTNPEIVKAVVELCYSAGAKTVIVTDVSCNDPRRSFQRSGIANAALSAGAIVNLPSERKFRVLKIKGEVLDEWPVYRDFIEADKVINIPIAKHHNLSGLTMSLKNWYGILGGHRSVLHQKIDESIADLATFMKPTLTILDAYRILVANGPQGGDLADVRQINTVAAGIDQVAVDAFGATLFGKKPEDLSFIRLAASRGIGRMDLSKVRTREISI, encoded by the coding sequence TTGGAAAAAAATTTGGACCGGCGCAATTTTCTGGAAAAATCACTGAAGGCAGGAATCAGCATAGCGGCAACAGGCTCGCTTGCCTACTGGCTCTACAACAGGGATGTCTCATCTAAAGATGTTTCTTTAAAGATGCAGGTAAGGGATTACTCAGTAAAAATCTCTGAAGAGTTTCCTGAAATGGTAATTGTCCGGGGAGAAAGTCCTTCAAAGATTGTCAAGACTGCCATAGAAGAGCTTGGCGGGATAAAAAAGTTTATTTCAACAGGAGACAGGGTTGTTATAAAACCCAATATTGGATGGGACAGAGTTCCTGCTCAGGCAGCAAACACAAACCCTGAAATTGTCAAGGCAGTTGTTGAACTCTGTTACAGCGCAGGCGCCAAAACTGTAATTGTCACAGATGTTTCCTGTAACGACCCAAGGCGCTCTTTTCAGAGAAGCGGCATTGCAAATGCTGCACTATCTGCCGGTGCAATAGTCAATCTGCCTTCAGAAAGAAAATTCCGTGTCCTTAAAATAAAGGGAGAGGTTCTTGATGAATGGCCTGTTTACAGGGATTTCATTGAAGCTGATAAGGTCATAAATATACCGATTGCAAAACACCACAACCTCTCAGGACTTACAATGTCCCTTAAAAACTGGTATGGAATATTAGGCGGACACAGGTCTGTGCTTCACCAGAAAATTGACGAGAGCATTGCCGACCTTGCAACATTTATGAAACCAACCCTGACAATCCTCGACGCTTACAGAATCCTTGTGGCAAACGGTCCTCAGGGAGGCGACCTGGCTGATGTAAGACAGATAAATACTGTTGCAGCAGGAATTGACCAGGTAGCAGTTGATGCCTTTGGAGCAACGCTTTTTGGGAAAAAACCTGAAGACCTCAGTTTCATCAGACTGGCAGCCTCGCGAGGAATCGGCAGAATGGATTTAAGCAAAGTCAGAACAAGAGAAATCAGTATATAA
- a CDS encoding hydroxylamine reductase: MFCYQCEQTPTGGCTKIGVCGKNEDVASLQDTLLFGLKGIAAYGFHARELGASDPEIDSFMYEALFSTVTNVDFDAGRFVKLVLKCGEMNLKVMKLLDEAHTKRFGNPVPTEVTVGTKKGKGIVVTGHDLLDLYELLKQTEGKGINVYTHSEMLPAHGYPELKKFKHLAGNYGGTWHSQKDEFEKFSGAILGTTNCVMPPKESYKDRFFTCGITGLDGVKHIEGRNFKAVIDKALSLPELPEAPGKKIMTGFHHTAILGIADKVIGAVKAGKIKRFFLIGGCDAPGKGGEYFTEFAKLVPKDCVILTLACGKYRINNIDYGNIDGIPRLIDIGQCNNSYSAVQVAVALAGAFNCGVNDLPLSLVLSWFEQKAVAILLSLLNLGIKNIYVGPKPPAFITPGVFKVLQDNFNLQLVSSPEKDMKAILGK, encoded by the coding sequence ATGTTTTGTTATCAATGTGAACAGACCCCGACGGGAGGCTGCACAAAAATAGGGGTATGCGGCAAGAATGAAGATGTTGCGAGTCTTCAGGATACGCTGTTATTCGGACTGAAAGGCATTGCTGCCTACGGATTCCATGCAAGGGAGCTTGGTGCATCTGACCCGGAGATTGATTCTTTTATGTATGAAGCCCTTTTTTCCACAGTAACAAATGTGGACTTTGATGCAGGACGTTTTGTAAAGCTGGTTTTAAAATGTGGTGAAATGAATCTTAAGGTAATGAAACTTCTTGATGAAGCCCATACAAAACGTTTCGGCAATCCTGTCCCCACAGAGGTTACAGTGGGTACAAAGAAAGGAAAGGGAATTGTTGTAACAGGACACGATTTGCTTGACCTTTATGAGTTGCTGAAGCAGACAGAAGGGAAGGGTATTAATGTTTATACCCATAGCGAAATGCTCCCTGCGCACGGATATCCTGAACTCAAGAAGTTTAAGCATCTTGCAGGAAATTATGGAGGGACTTGGCATTCCCAGAAGGATGAATTTGAGAAATTCTCCGGTGCCATTCTTGGGACCACTAACTGTGTCATGCCGCCTAAAGAATCCTATAAAGACAGGTTCTTTACCTGCGGCATAACAGGGCTTGACGGAGTAAAGCATATTGAAGGGAGAAACTTTAAGGCTGTTATAGATAAAGCCCTTTCTCTTCCAGAGCTTCCGGAAGCGCCGGGAAAGAAGATTATGACAGGTTTCCATCACACGGCAATTCTTGGTATTGCTGATAAGGTAATAGGTGCAGTAAAAGCAGGAAAAATAAAACGCTTTTTCTTAATAGGCGGATGCGATGCTCCGGGCAAGGGTGGCGAATATTTCACTGAGTTTGCAAAGCTTGTTCCAAAGGATTGCGTTATACTGACCCTTGCATGCGGGAAGTACCGTATAAACAATATAGACTATGGAAACATTGATGGTATTCCAAGACTAATTGATATTGGTCAGTGCAACAATTCATATTCAGCCGTACAGGTTGCTGTTGCACTTGCAGGTGCTTTCAACTGCGGCGTAAATGACCTTCCGTTGTCCCTTGTGCTGTCATGGTTTGAGCAGAAGGCTGTTGCAATCCTTCTCTCTCTGCTGAATTTGGGGATAAAGAATATATATGTAGGTCCAAAGCCTCCTGCGTTTATAACACCGGGGGTATTCAAGGTGTTGCAGGATAATTTCAATCTCCAACTCGTATCATCTCCTGAAAAGGATATGAAGGCGATATTGGGGAAATAA
- a CDS encoding DNA-binding response regulator: MANIKVLIIDDDKKLVGMIKNYLEKDGYEIIAAFDGAEGIEKTESHRPDLVILDLMLPKLDGLEVCKLIRKESSMPILMLSAKGEEADIVVGLELGADDYLSKPFSLRELSARVKAILRRVSKLKEDEKSKKKILKYKILQIDFQKHEVTINGEKTELTATEFALLEMLATNPGRVFTRDQLLDGVRGRELTPFDRSIDIHISHLRQKIEPDPKEPTYIKTVWGVGYKFEDEE; this comes from the coding sequence ATGGCAAATATCAAGGTACTCATAATAGATGATGACAAGAAGCTGGTAGGAATGATTAAAAACTATCTTGAAAAAGATGGTTATGAAATAATTGCTGCTTTTGATGGAGCAGAAGGAATAGAGAAAACCGAGAGTCATCGCCCGGACCTTGTCATTCTTGATTTAATGCTTCCGAAACTTGACGGACTCGAGGTTTGCAAACTTATAAGGAAAGAATCCTCAATGCCTATTCTGATGCTTTCGGCTAAGGGAGAAGAAGCAGATATTGTTGTAGGTCTTGAGCTTGGCGCAGATGATTATTTGAGCAAGCCATTCAGCCTAAGAGAACTTTCTGCGCGTGTAAAAGCAATCCTGAGAAGGGTTTCAAAACTTAAAGAAGACGAAAAGAGTAAAAAGAAAATTCTGAAATATAAGATTTTACAGATAGATTTTCAAAAACACGAAGTTACAATAAATGGTGAAAAAACTGAGTTGACTGCTACTGAGTTTGCTCTTCTGGAAATGCTTGCAACCAACCCCGGAAGGGTTTTTACGAGAGACCAGTTGCTTGACGGAGTAAGGGGCAGAGAGCTTACTCCCTTTGACAGGTCAATTGACATTCATATCAGCCACCTCAGACAGAAGATTGAACCTGATCCCAAAGAACCAACATATATAAAAACAGTCTGGGGTGTGGGGTATAAATTTGAAGATGAAGAATAA
- a CDS encoding acetyl-CoA acetyltransferase — protein sequence MREAVIASGVRTAIGNFGGGLKDFSAVDLGVAVAREALKRAGIKPEQVDDVIFGVILSANLGQNAARQIGVKSGIPVEVPAIAINQMCGSGLRAVMMAAQEVLIGDADIVVAGGVESMTQSPFILPAARWGARIGDIKVIDSMIKDGLTCAFSNLHMGITVENIAAKYNISRKEQDEFSCESQNKAERAIKEGRFKEEIVPFEIPQKKGANVIFAQDEFPRFGTTVEQLSKLKPAFKPDGTVTAGNASGINDGAAAVVVMSAEKAKELGLTPLAKIRSYATVGVTPEIMGIGPVDSTKKALEKAGLKINDVELIEFNEAFAAQSLGVLKELKPKPEIVNVNGGAIALGHPIGASGARILVTLIHEMKKRGLNIGLAGLCIGGGMGISMVVEM from the coding sequence ATGAGGGAAGCTGTAATTGCAAGCGGTGTGAGAACCGCCATAGGAAACTTCGGAGGAGGCTTAAAGGATTTTTCTGCTGTTGACCTTGGGGTTGCAGTAGCAAGAGAGGCGTTAAAGAGGGCAGGGATTAAACCTGAGCAGGTAGATGATGTAATCTTTGGTGTTATCCTTTCAGCCAATCTCGGACAGAATGCTGCAAGACAGATAGGTGTTAAATCAGGAATTCCAGTTGAAGTACCGGCGATTGCAATAAACCAGATGTGCGGCTCAGGGCTCAGGGCAGTGATGATGGCTGCTCAGGAGGTTTTAATTGGTGACGCTGATATAGTGGTTGCAGGAGGAGTTGAAAGCATGACACAGTCTCCATTTATTCTTCCGGCAGCGCGATGGGGTGCAAGGATTGGAGACATAAAGGTAATAGATTCTATGATAAAAGATGGACTGACATGTGCTTTTTCCAATCTCCATATGGGAATTACTGTTGAGAATATTGCTGCAAAATACAATATCTCAAGAAAGGAACAGGATGAGTTTTCCTGTGAAAGCCAGAACAAGGCAGAGAGGGCAATAAAGGAAGGGAGGTTCAAGGAAGAGATTGTTCCGTTTGAGATTCCTCAGAAAAAAGGTGCCAATGTTATTTTTGCTCAGGATGAGTTTCCCAGATTCGGAACAACTGTGGAACAGCTTAGCAAACTAAAACCTGCTTTTAAGCCTGATGGAACAGTAACTGCAGGCAATGCATCAGGTATAAATGATGGTGCTGCAGCAGTTGTTGTTATGTCTGCTGAGAAGGCAAAAGAACTTGGATTAACTCCTCTTGCAAAAATCAGATCCTATGCAACTGTAGGAGTCACTCCTGAAATAATGGGCATAGGACCTGTGGATTCGACAAAAAAGGCTCTTGAGAAAGCAGGTCTTAAAATCAATGATGTTGAGCTTATAGAATTCAACGAGGCATTCGCAGCCCAGTCTCTTGGGGTCCTGAAAGAGCTCAAACCAAAACCTGAAATAGTGAATGTCAATGGCGGGGCAATTGCTTTAGGGCATCCAATTGGTGCAAGCGGTGCAAGAATTCTCGTGACATTAATCCATGAAATGAAAAAAAGAGGCTTGAACATAGGTCTTGCAGGGCTCTGCATTGGCGGCGGTATGGGAATCAGCATGGTTGTGGAAATGTAG
- a CDS encoding type IV pili twitching motility protein PilT: MTIQDLVREMVKRDSSDIYITAELPSMYRTEGVTEPFGNDKFTPEQTKELAYSTMNDWQKKEFEETKEMNLALFFPELGRFRVNIFVQRGNVGIVIRQIKLDIKTVDQLGLPPILKDIIMAKRGMVLVVGGTGSGKSTSLAAMIDHRNSNSSGHIISIEDPIEFVHHHKKSVITQREVGFDTHSFANALKNTLRQAPDVILIGEIRDTETMESAITFAETGHLCLGTLHANNANQSIERVLNFFPTERHSQIYLLLSLNLKAIISQRLIPTVDGKRAAAIEVLLDTSRVKDLILKGEVGILKEVMAEGTQEGMQTFDQALYNLYKAERITYDNAIAYADSANDLRLRIKMDEISDKKDEKKEKEPSFKIKSQDPYKR; the protein is encoded by the coding sequence ATGACTATACAAGACCTTGTCAGAGAAATGGTTAAAAGAGATTCATCAGATATTTATATAACTGCAGAGCTTCCTTCTATGTACCGCACAGAAGGGGTAACTGAACCATTTGGAAATGATAAATTTACTCCGGAACAGACCAAAGAACTTGCTTATTCCACAATGAATGACTGGCAGAAAAAAGAATTTGAAGAGACAAAAGAGATGAACCTTGCCCTCTTTTTTCCTGAACTTGGAAGGTTCAGGGTGAATATATTTGTTCAGAGGGGAAATGTCGGGATTGTAATAAGGCAGATAAAACTTGATATAAAAACCGTAGACCAGCTTGGACTTCCTCCTATTCTAAAAGACATAATAATGGCAAAAAGGGGAATGGTTTTGGTTGTAGGTGGTACAGGTTCAGGAAAATCAACCTCGCTTGCAGCAATGATTGACCACAGAAACAGTAATTCTTCCGGGCACATCATCTCAATTGAAGACCCTATTGAATTCGTTCATCACCATAAGAAATCTGTTATTACCCAGCGTGAGGTTGGATTTGACACCCATTCATTTGCAAATGCACTGAAAAACACATTGAGACAGGCGCCTGATGTGATTCTCATAGGTGAGATAAGGGATACTGAAACAATGGAATCAGCAATAACCTTTGCTGAAACAGGCCATCTCTGCTTAGGAACACTTCACGCCAACAATGCAAACCAGTCAATTGAAAGGGTACTGAACTTTTTCCCTACCGAGCGCCATTCTCAGATATATCTCCTTCTTTCATTGAACCTGAAGGCAATAATTTCACAGCGCCTTATCCCAACAGTTGACGGGAAAAGAGCAGCAGCAATTGAAGTCCTTCTTGATACATCAAGAGTTAAAGACCTTATTCTTAAAGGCGAGGTTGGTATTTTAAAGGAAGTAATGGCTGAAGGAACTCAGGAAGGAATGCAGACTTTTGACCAGGCTCTTTATAATTTATATAAAGCAGAAAGAATAACCTATGATAATGCCATTGCCTATGCTGACAGCGCAAATGACCTCAGGCTGAGAATAAAAATGGATGAGATTAGTGATAAGAAAGATGAGAAAAAGGAAAAAGAGCCTTCATTCAAGATTAAATCTCAAGACCCATACAAACGCTAA